A part of Emys orbicularis isolate rEmyOrb1 chromosome 13, rEmyOrb1.hap1, whole genome shotgun sequence genomic DNA contains:
- the LOC135888032 gene encoding LOW QUALITY PROTEIN: acetylcholinesterase-like (The sequence of the model RefSeq protein was modified relative to this genomic sequence to represent the inferred CDS: inserted 1 base in 1 codon), whose protein sequence is MLGLLPALPCLLLLSLPGFSSGSDDDGTVVLTTSGPIQGKRLPAGSSTVTAFLGIPYAEPPMGALRFQKPLPHQPWSHVLETTSFGNACHQPLLTGYPDAYMWTPKTPQSEDCLFLNVWVPHPRPPAPAPVLVWIHGGGFFVGAASLELQDGRFLAATENVIVASMNYRLGALGFLSLPPAAPGNAGLWDQRLALRWLRDNVAAFGGDPARLMLFGQSAGAASVGFHLLSPGSRPLFTRAPLQSGATTSPLAWFSPETAKEIGRALGHDLGCTDFNDTALVGCLQGKELGDFGKRIMSMSGSVPTVDGDFLPDEPLRLLEAGHSQPIPLLASVTANEGSYLIISVLNFTRVNASHMSWEELLEVLRVTMPGLPWEGIQAAAERYNQKXQGSAWYHRTMAHIISDYHVVCPIAKTAGQMAEAGGPVYAYTFTHRPSGLSSPKWMGVPHGSEVPYLFGTLASMGGANHTHTEAEVVLSRRVMRYWAEFARSGNPTGAGGSGEQWPRYNATEKNFFRVGMEPPQVEGTSPARLCGVLTPLVPDYQRFKAQPKGTAEPAGETERLED, encoded by the exons AtgctgggactcctccctgcGCTCCCTTGCCTGCTCCTCCTTTCCCTGCCGGGCTTCAGCTCTGGCTCCGATGACGACGGCACCGTGGTGCTCACCACCAGCGGCCCCATCCAGGGCAAGCGCCTCCCAGCCGGCTCCAGCACAGTGACGGCCTTCCTGGGCATCCCCTACGCCGAGCCCCCCATGGGGGCCTTACGCTTCCAGAAACCACTTCCCCACCAGCCCTGGAGCCACGTCCTGGAGACCACCAGCTTTGGCAACGCCTGCCACCAGCCGCTGCTTACTGGTTACCCTGATGCCTATATGTGGACACCCAAAACGCCGCAGTCCGAGGACTGCCTCTTCCTCAACGTCTGGGTGCCCCATCCCCGGCCCCCCGCGCCGGCCCCCGTCCTCGTCTGGATCCACGGCGGGGGGTTCTTCGTAGGTGCAGCCTCCTTGGAGCTCCAAGATGGGCGCTTCTTAGCCGCCACCGAGAACGTGATCGTGGCCTCCATGAACTACCGCCTGGGGGCGCTGGgcttcctgtccctgcccccggccgccccgGGGAACGCCGGCCTGTGGGACCAGCGCCTGGCGCTGCGCTGGCTGCGGGACAACGTGGCCGCCTTCGGTGGGGACCCGGCCCGTTTGATGCTCttcggccagagcgctggggccGCCTCGGTCGGCTTCCACCTCCTGTCCCCGGGGAGCCGGCCCCTCTTCACCCGCGCCCCGCTGCAGAGTGGTGCCACCACCTCTCCCTTGGCCTGGTTTAGCCCAGAAACGGCCAAGGAGATAGGCCGGGCACTGGGCCATGACCTGGGCTGCACCGATTTCAATGACACCGCCCTGGTGGGCTGcctgcaggggaaggagctgggagacTTTGGGAAACGCATTATGTCCATGTCTGGATCCGTGCCGACCGTAGACGGGGATTTCCTCCCCGATGAGCCACTGAGACTCCTGGAGGCCGGGCACAGCCAGCCTATACCCCTCCTGGCCAGTGTCACGGCCAACGAAGGCTCCTACCTAATCATCAGTGTCCTTAACTTCACCAGGGTGAACGCCAGCCACATGAGCtgggaggagctgctggaggtgctgAGGGTGACAATGCCGGGGCTGCCATGGGAGGGCATCCAGGCGGCAGCAGAGCGGTACAACCAGA GGCAGGGCTCGGCGTGGTACCACCGCACCATGGCTCACATAATCAGTGACTATCATGTGGTGTGCCCCATAGCCAAGACGGCTGGGCAGATGGCGGAGGCCGGCGGTCCCGTGTACGCCTACACCTTCACCCACCGCCCCAGTGGCTTGTCTTCCCCCAAGTGGATGGGGGTGCCACATGGCTCCGAGGTGCCTTACCTGTTCGGGACCCTGGCATCCATGGGGGGAGCCAATCACACGCACACGGAGGCCGAGGTGGTGCTGAGCCGCAGAGTGATGCGCTACTGGGCAGAGTTCGCCAGAAGTGG GAACCccacaggggcaggaggcagcggGGAACAGTGGCCTCGTTACAATGCCACAGAGAAGAATTTTTTCCGTGTCGGAATGGAGCCGCCCCAGGTGGAGGGGACGTCGCCCGCCCGGCTCTGTGGCGTCTTGACACCATTGGTCCCAGACTATCAGCGGTTCAAGG CCCAGCCCAAAGGAACTGCTGAACCAGCAGGGGAGACAGAACGTCTGGAGGACTGA
- the TRIM39 gene encoding E3 ubiquitin-protein ligase TRIM39: protein MATTNPLENLQVEASCSVCLEYLKDPVIIDCGHNFCRVCITRWWEELNRDFPCPVCRKTFRHRTLKPNRQLGNMVEIAKQLQATKRKVRDESLCGKHNEVLNLFCKEDQEAVCLVCEISHDHRSHTVVPLDDASLEYKEKLQQCLEPLERKLQDIAHCKSQEEKKPGELKRKVESRRQLIVSEFEELHQFLEEEQQVLLRRLEEEEKEILQKLKDNVAQLSDQRLSLNQIIAEIEEKCLQSGIEMLKDIKSTLERCETVQTMELASVPIELEKNFCSFPRQYFVLRKIIKRLIGDVTLDPETAHPNLVLSEDRKSVKFVDTRLRDLPDTPRRFTIYPCVLATEGFTSGRHYWEVEVGDKTHWALGVCKDSVSRKGELMALPETGYWRVRLWNGDKYAATTTPFTPLHVPVKPKRVGVFLDYEAGRVSFYNVTDRSHIYTFTDTFTEKIWPLFYPGIRAGRKNAAPLVIRTPTDWE from the exons ATGGCTACCACCAACCCCCTGGAGAACCTGCAGGTGGAGGCCAGCTGCTCCGTCTGCCTGGAGTACCTGAAGGACCCCGTCATCATTGACTGCGGCCACAACTTCTGCCGGGTCTGCATCACCCGCTGGTGGGAGGAGCTGAACCGGGACTTCCCCTGCCCCGTCTGCCGCAAGACCTTCCGCCACCGCACCCTCAAGCCCAACCGGCAGCTGGGCAACATGGTGGAGATCGCCAAGCAGCTGCAGGCCACCAAGCGCAAGGTGCGGGACGAGAGCTTGTGCGGGAAGCACAACGAGGTGCTCAACCTCTTCTGCAAGGAGGACCAGGAGGCCGTCTGCCTGGTGTGCGAGATCtcccacgaccaccgctcccacaCCGTGGTGCCCCTGGACGACGCCTCCCTGGAGTACAAG GAGAAGCTGCAGCAGTGTCTGGAACCGCTGGAGCGGAAGCTGCAGGACATTGCCCACTGCAAATCCCAGGAGGAGAAGAAACCCGGAGAGCTGAAG agaAAGGTGGAGAGCCGTCGGCAGCTGATTGTGAGCGAGTTCGAGGAGCTGCACCAGTtcctggaggaggagcagcaggtgctgctccggcggctggaggaggaggagaaggagatcctgcagaagctgaaagacaacgTGGCCCAGCTGTCGGACCAGCGCCTCTCCCTCAACCAGATCATCGCAGAGATCGAGGAGAAGTGCCTGCAGTCGGGCATTGAGATGCTCAAG GACATAAAGAGCACCCTGGAAAG GTGTGAGACGGTGCAGACCATGGAACTGGCCTCGGTCCCCATTGAGCTGGAGAAGAATTTCTGCAGCTTCCCCCGGCAGTACTTTGTCTTGCGCAAGATCATCAAGAGACTGATCG gaGACGTGACCCTGGACCCTGAGACGGCCCACCCCAACCTGGTGCTGTCTGAGGACCGCAAGAGCGTGAAGTTCGTGGACACGCGGCTGCGGGACCTTCCTGACACCCCGCGCCGCTTCACCATCTACCCCTGCGTCCTGGCGACCGAGGGCTTCACCTCGGGCCGCCactactgggaggtggaggtgggcgACAAGACGCACTGGGCCCTGGGCGTCTGCAAGGACTCGGTGAGCCGCAAGGGCGAACTCATGGCCCTGCCCGAGACAGGCTACTGGCGAGTGCGGCTGTGGAACGGTGACAAGTATGCGgccaccaccacccccttcaCTCCGCTGCACGTCCCCGTCAAGCCCAAGCGGGTGGGCGTCTTCCTGGACTACGAGGCCGGGCGGGTGTCCTTCTACAACGTGACCGACCGCTCCCACATCTACACCTTCACGGACACCTTCACCGAGAAGATCTGGCCCCTCTTCTACCCGGGCATCCGCGCCGGACGCAAGAACGCCGCCCCCCTCGTCATCCGCACCCCCACGGACTGGGAGTGA